In Cyprinus carpio isolate SPL01 chromosome B16, ASM1834038v1, whole genome shotgun sequence, the following are encoded in one genomic region:
- the LOC109053499 gene encoding cysteine-rich venom protein ENH1-like — MFAVTVCILGLLHMSAACSLSGICTDLPFVQQEIVDVHNAYRRAVKPTASNILKMSWSDAVAQSAQGWIDQCNITHGPPSSRMIDGYEMGENLFKTSAGYSWTDVINAWHSEVNNYEYPTGSTNGHWIQVVWYSSYEVGCAVAQCGTSYFYGCHYYRAGNFKGVPPYSLGDPCAACPGNCEDGLCTNPCPYINTISNCDELKEMVTCDHSLMSQWCPASCMCEYKIIPIAKK; from the exons ATGTTTGCAGTGACAGTTTGTATCCTGGGGTTGCTTCATATGAGCGCTGCCTGCAGCTTG TCAG GCATCTGTACAGACCTGCCTTTTGTCCAGCAGGAGATTGTGGATGTCCACAACGCCTACCGAAGGGCTGTGAAGCCGACTGCCAGCAACATACTCAAAATG AGTTGGAGCGATGCTGTGGCACAGTCAGCTCAAGGCTGGATTGATCAGTGTAACATAACACATGGACCACCAAGCAGCCGCATGATTGACG GATATGAAATGGGTGAAAATCTCTTCAAGACCTCTGCGGGTTATTCATGGACTGATGTGATAAATGCCTGGCACAGCGAAGTCAACAATTATGAATATCCCACTGGATCCACCAACGGTCACTGGATCCAG GTGGTGTGGTACAGCTCGTATGAGGTTGGCTGTGCAGTGGCTCAGTGTGGAACATCCTACTTCTACGGATGCCATTACTACCGCGC AGGGAATTTCAAAGGAGTCCCACCGTACTCGCTGGGTGATCCGTGTGCCGCTTGTCCGGGCAACTGTGAAGACGGTCTGTGCA CTAATCCCTGTCCATACATCAACACAATCAGCAACTGCGATGAACTGAAAGAAATGGTCACATGTGACCACTCCCTCATGAGCCAGTGGTGTCCAGCCAGTTGTATGTGTGAATACAAAATCATCCCCATTGCGAAGAAATGA